A part of Amycolatopsis camponoti genomic DNA contains:
- a CDS encoding carbohydrate ABC transporter permease: MALAVKRPGRLIAEVITVVIAGIVAFPLYWMLLSAFKPPGEIQSANPKPWTFSPSFDSFSRVLTVSGFGRFFVNSLVVALVVVVLSLLLSFLSAVALTRFSFKGRTVLLVMILVAQMVPVEALTIPLFFLMRQIGGVASAFGLNELGSLVLVHLAFSLPFAIWMLRGFVAAVPVELEEAAKLDGASRMRFTWQILFPLVAPGLVAVSVLAFIHAWNDFLFAKTFIISKTENQTLPQAILVFFKPEDTDWGAVMASSTLMTIPVLVFFVLVQRRLVSGMAGAVKG, translated from the coding sequence ATGGCTCTAGCTGTAAAGCGTCCTGGGCGCTTGATCGCCGAAGTGATCACCGTGGTCATCGCCGGGATCGTCGCGTTCCCGCTGTACTGGATGCTGCTCTCGGCGTTCAAGCCGCCGGGCGAGATCCAGTCGGCGAACCCGAAGCCGTGGACGTTCAGCCCGTCGTTCGACAGCTTCTCCCGCGTGCTCACGGTGTCCGGGTTCGGCCGGTTCTTCGTGAACAGCCTCGTGGTCGCGCTGGTCGTGGTGGTGCTTTCGCTGCTGCTGTCGTTCCTCTCGGCCGTGGCGCTGACGCGGTTCTCGTTCAAGGGCCGGACCGTGCTGCTGGTGATGATCCTGGTCGCGCAGATGGTGCCGGTGGAGGCGCTGACCATCCCGCTGTTCTTCCTGATGCGCCAGATCGGCGGCGTCGCGTCGGCGTTCGGGCTCAACGAGCTGGGCTCGCTGGTCCTGGTGCACCTGGCGTTCAGCCTGCCGTTCGCGATCTGGATGCTGCGCGGGTTCGTCGCGGCGGTTCCGGTGGAGCTCGAAGAGGCGGCGAAGCTGGACGGCGCGTCACGCATGCGGTTCACGTGGCAGATCCTGTTCCCGCTGGTCGCGCCCGGACTGGTCGCGGTCAGCGTGCTCGCGTTCATCCACGCCTGGAACGACTTCCTCTTCGCCAAGACGTTCATCATCTCCAAGACCGAGAACCAGACGCTGCCGCAGGCGATCCTGGTGTTCTTCAAGCCGGAGGACACCGACTGGGGCGCGGTCATGGCGTCCTCGACGCTGATGACGATCCCGGTCCTGGTGTTCTTCGTCCTCGTGCAACGACGGCTGGTGTCCGGGATGGCCGGCGCCGTGAAGGGCTGA
- a CDS encoding ATP-binding protein translates to MCWYEEVFPTSSRWSLARQLLVLQLVVLCVLAGAGITFAYLDASRAVDENARDQVRAIASAVADAPTVASAAATANPSATLQPFAIRVQADTGVDFITIMSPAGIRYTHPNPALIGQHYIGTIEQAQRGQELTETYTGSLGPSVRTVVPVFGPGHRVVALVAVGITVAAISAELRERLWPLFGVAGAVLLVGALGGWLISARLRRQTRGVAPDELSNLFEYHEAVLHSVREGVLLVGRDGRIGLCNDGARTLLGLDADPVGRELASLGLPEELARAFTSAENRAEELHLTDARVLLVSTTAVRMGGRSQGTVVVLRDHTELQTLTGELTTARGLAEALRSQAHEAANRLHTVVSLVEIGRPEQAVEFATAELALAQELTDRVVGAVAEPVLAALLLGKAAEASERGVELTITPDTVIDDVSLGIPARDLVTILGNLIDNGIDAAVRGTGKPAVVVTARSGPEELLLRVADTGPGVPEDADVFRRGWSTKAGDGHGLGLALVGQVLRRYGGTVDVGRDGGAVFTVRLPRQEGDR, encoded by the coding sequence GTGTGCTGGTATGAGGAGGTGTTCCCGACGTCGTCCCGCTGGAGCCTGGCGCGCCAGCTGCTCGTGCTGCAGCTGGTGGTGCTCTGCGTGCTCGCCGGCGCCGGGATCACGTTCGCCTACCTCGACGCGTCGCGGGCGGTGGACGAGAACGCGCGCGACCAGGTCCGCGCGATCGCCTCGGCGGTGGCCGACGCGCCGACCGTCGCCTCGGCCGCGGCGACCGCGAACCCGAGCGCGACGCTGCAGCCGTTCGCGATCCGCGTGCAGGCCGACACCGGCGTCGACTTCATCACGATCATGAGCCCGGCCGGGATCCGCTACACCCACCCGAACCCGGCGCTGATCGGGCAGCACTACATCGGGACGATCGAGCAGGCGCAGCGCGGTCAGGAGCTCACCGAGACCTACACCGGCTCGCTCGGCCCGTCGGTGCGCACGGTCGTCCCGGTGTTCGGGCCGGGGCACCGGGTGGTCGCGCTGGTCGCCGTCGGGATCACCGTCGCGGCGATCTCGGCCGAGCTGCGCGAACGGCTCTGGCCGCTGTTCGGCGTCGCCGGCGCGGTGCTGCTGGTCGGCGCGCTGGGCGGCTGGCTGATCAGCGCCCGGCTGCGGCGCCAGACCCGCGGGGTCGCGCCGGACGAGCTGAGCAACCTCTTCGAGTACCACGAAGCCGTGCTGCACTCGGTCCGCGAAGGCGTGCTGCTCGTCGGCCGGGACGGGCGCATCGGCCTGTGCAACGACGGCGCGCGCACGCTCCTCGGCCTGGACGCCGACCCGGTCGGGCGCGAGCTGGCGTCGCTGGGCCTGCCGGAGGAGCTTGCGCGGGCGTTCACGTCGGCGGAGAACCGCGCCGAGGAGCTGCACCTGACCGACGCCCGCGTGCTCCTGGTCAGCACGACCGCGGTCCGCATGGGCGGCCGCTCGCAGGGCACCGTCGTCGTCCTGCGCGACCACACGGAACTGCAGACGCTGACCGGCGAGCTGACGACCGCCCGCGGTCTCGCCGAGGCGCTGCGGTCGCAGGCGCACGAGGCGGCGAACCGGCTGCACACCGTGGTTTCCCTGGTGGAGATCGGCCGGCCGGAGCAGGCCGTCGAGTTCGCGACGGCCGAACTGGCGCTCGCCCAGGAGCTGACCGACCGCGTCGTCGGCGCCGTCGCCGAGCCGGTGCTCGCCGCGCTGCTGCTGGGCAAGGCCGCCGAGGCGAGCGAGCGCGGGGTCGAGCTGACGATCACGCCGGACACGGTGATCGACGACGTCTCGCTCGGCATCCCCGCCCGCGACCTGGTGACCATCCTCGGCAACCTGATCGACAACGGCATCGACGCGGCCGTGCGCGGCACCGGCAAGCCCGCGGTGGTCGTCACCGCGCGCTCCGGTCCCGAGGAGCTGCTGCTGCGCGTCGCCGACACCGGCCCCGGCGTCCCCGAGGACGCGGACGTGTTCCGCCGCGGCTGGTCGACGAAGGCCGGGGACGGCCACGGGCTCGGCCTGGCGCTGGTGGGCCAGGTGCTGCGCCGCTACGGCGGCACGGTGGACGTCGGACGGGACGGCGGCGCGGTGTTCACCGTGCGCCTGCCGCGGCAGGAGGGTGACCGGTGA
- a CDS encoding winged helix-turn-helix transcriptional regulator — protein MSQGNIGVPVQVTEIDPEKLDVCTVLEVINRISGKWAIGILLEAIRGPVRFTELERAVNGISRRMLTLTLRNLERDGLLERTIYPTVPPRVEYEATAMAKELYQSLSGLLGWAEQHREDIAAARVVYDGHAAC, from the coding sequence ATGTCCCAGGGGAACATCGGTGTACCTGTCCAGGTCACCGAGATCGATCCGGAGAAACTCGACGTCTGCACCGTGCTGGAGGTCATCAACCGGATCAGCGGGAAGTGGGCGATCGGCATCCTCCTGGAGGCGATCCGCGGTCCGGTGCGCTTCACCGAGCTGGAACGCGCGGTCAACGGGATCAGCCGCCGGATGCTGACGCTGACCCTGCGCAACCTCGAGCGCGACGGCCTGCTGGAGCGCACGATCTACCCGACGGTCCCGCCGCGCGTGGAGTATGAAGCCACGGCGATGGCGAAGGAGCTTTACCAGTCGCTGAGCGGCCTGCTCGGGTGGGCGGAGCAGCACCGGGAGGACATCGCCGCCGCGCGCGTCGTCTACGACGGTCACGCCGCCTGCTGA
- a CDS encoding M64 family metallopeptidase: MSKWAGFVAALLITIGLATPAQAAEPAASVTAVQVTGPVAQRFTLVVLGDGYTAAEQPKFFADVQRHVSTLWSLEPFKSYRSYFNVYAVSIASPESGVDCDPSLDAPTKDTPLNMGFWGGCNAGSVQRLLTVDDDAAQRYADLVPGTTRANRQILALANSGTYGGAGGTYATASGGNALSALISPHELGHSLGGLDDEYDYYARNVPGGAYEGGEPDSIHHTLLTTRQMRDQHAKWYRWLGEPSESGGTIDRFEGGLYTQTGVWRPSKHSMMKTLGYAFDQVGRERMTQRISAKVPLISGGTPAGTIGADRVVWVRTMHPVGHRLDVTWTLDGKALPGRDALDLRQAHVKPGKHTLTAKVTDPTPFVRDPAVRPTATRTWTVDTAVVTPPATGPAVEGSTPTVQPVGGKDVVYVETGEPTGAIPPVRWTLDGKPAGSGPDFALDESHGTHRLTATTGGTTLTWTVDAAGPTTTAELPPAEDNVFHGSFTMRLTASDGMPEFRVDGDGWHKYYGWPTDPNAPYLFTPRGTEIDGLAYGNLGSGGLTVSPFSDRTPGYGRHRVEYRSIDAAGNVGPTRSFVVTLLP; encoded by the coding sequence ATGTCGAAGTGGGCCGGGTTCGTCGCCGCACTGCTGATCACCATCGGGCTCGCCACTCCCGCACAGGCCGCCGAGCCTGCCGCGAGTGTCACGGCCGTCCAAGTCACCGGGCCCGTCGCCCAGCGGTTCACCCTCGTCGTCCTCGGGGACGGCTACACCGCCGCCGAACAGCCGAAGTTCTTCGCCGACGTCCAGCGGCACGTCAGCACCCTCTGGTCGCTCGAGCCGTTCAAGTCCTACCGCAGCTACTTCAACGTCTACGCCGTGTCGATCGCGTCGCCCGAGTCCGGTGTGGACTGTGACCCCTCGCTCGACGCGCCGACGAAGGACACCCCGCTGAACATGGGCTTCTGGGGTGGCTGCAACGCCGGGAGCGTCCAGCGGCTGCTGACCGTCGACGACGACGCGGCCCAGCGGTACGCCGATCTCGTGCCCGGCACCACCCGGGCCAACCGGCAGATCCTCGCCCTCGCCAACAGCGGCACCTACGGCGGCGCGGGCGGCACCTACGCGACGGCGTCCGGCGGGAACGCGCTGTCCGCCCTGATCTCCCCGCACGAGCTGGGTCATTCGCTCGGCGGCCTCGACGACGAGTACGACTACTACGCCCGCAACGTCCCGGGCGGCGCCTACGAAGGCGGCGAGCCGGACTCGATCCACCACACGCTGCTGACGACGCGGCAGATGCGTGACCAGCACGCGAAGTGGTACCGCTGGCTGGGCGAGCCCAGCGAGTCCGGCGGCACGATCGACCGGTTCGAAGGCGGCCTCTACACGCAGACCGGCGTGTGGCGGCCGAGCAAGCATTCGATGATGAAGACCCTCGGCTACGCCTTCGACCAGGTCGGCCGCGAACGGATGACGCAACGGATCTCCGCGAAGGTGCCGCTCATCAGCGGCGGTACCCCGGCCGGGACGATCGGTGCCGACCGCGTCGTGTGGGTGCGGACGATGCACCCGGTCGGCCACCGCCTCGACGTCACCTGGACCCTCGACGGCAAGGCGCTGCCCGGCCGCGACGCCCTTGACCTGCGGCAAGCGCACGTCAAGCCGGGCAAGCACACGCTGACGGCGAAGGTGACCGACCCGACGCCGTTCGTGCGCGACCCGGCCGTCCGGCCGACGGCGACCCGCACGTGGACCGTCGACACCGCGGTCGTCACCCCGCCCGCGACCGGCCCGGCCGTCGAGGGATCGACCCCCACCGTCCAGCCCGTCGGCGGCAAGGACGTCGTCTACGTCGAAACCGGCGAGCCGACCGGGGCGATTCCGCCGGTCCGCTGGACTCTCGACGGGAAGCCGGCCGGGAGCGGACCCGACTTCGCCCTCGACGAGTCGCATGGGACGCACCGGCTGACCGCGACCACCGGCGGCACCACGCTCACCTGGACGGTCGACGCGGCGGGACCGACGACGACCGCCGAGCTGCCGCCCGCCGAGGACAACGTCTTCCACGGCTCGTTCACCATGCGGCTGACGGCGTCCGACGGCATGCCCGAGTTCCGCGTCGACGGCGACGGCTGGCACAAGTACTACGGCTGGCCGACGGACCCGAACGCGCCGTACCTGTTCACGCCGCGCGGCACGGAGATCGACGGCCTGGCGTACGGCAACCTCGGTTCGGGCGGGCTCACGGTGTCCCCGTTCAGCGACCGCACCCCGGGTTACGGCCGCCACCGCGTCGAGTACCGCTCGATCGACGCGGCGGGCAACGTGGGCCCGACGCGGTCGTTCGTGGTGACGCTCCTGCCGTGA
- a CDS encoding beta-N-acetylhexosaminidase produces the protein MSFDTLLPRPVSVTPAAGSCPWPSTVDVRSASLPAEGYRLEISPSGVVLHCGDLAGEVYGRQTLRQLAGPSAFRVAGFSPSSLPCGVVEDHPRFGWRGCLLDVARHFRTKAEVLRFVDLLAAHKLNVLNLHLTDDQGWRFEVPEFPRLTSVGGWRPSSMVGSGGAQDGRPHGGFYTGDDLREIVAYAAARAITVVPEIDIPGHARAALAAYPSLGTLDSYEVWTGWGISTSLLDPSASTLDFFRRVFDHLLEIFPSPVIALGGDETPGATDEHREFVRLLAEHLVARGRTPMGWDEVLDIPDLPPMVIGSWQNEAAGVRAASDGHDVVMCPEQHIYLDHRQSPEPDEPIPVGMVHTLEDVYAYEPALTGPRLRGVQAQVWSEHLDSVRRVDYMAFPRLSAFAEVAWSSGTRDYAEFLPRLRDHHLPRLDALGVEYRPLDGPHPWQTRPGVPGRPR, from the coding sequence ATGTCTTTCGACACCTTGCTCCCCCGCCCGGTTTCGGTGACGCCCGCCGCGGGTTCGTGCCCGTGGCCGTCCACAGTAGACGTCAGGTCGGCGTCTTTGCCGGCGGAGGGCTACCGGCTGGAGATTTCGCCGTCCGGGGTCGTGCTCCACTGCGGTGATCTCGCCGGAGAGGTTTACGGGCGGCAGACGTTGCGGCAGCTCGCGGGGCCCTCGGCGTTTCGCGTCGCCGGGTTCTCGCCGTCGTCGCTGCCGTGCGGGGTCGTGGAGGACCACCCGCGCTTCGGCTGGCGCGGGTGCCTGCTCGACGTCGCCCGGCACTTCCGGACCAAGGCCGAGGTGCTGCGGTTCGTCGACCTGCTGGCGGCGCACAAGCTGAACGTGCTCAACCTGCACCTGACCGACGACCAGGGCTGGCGCTTCGAGGTTCCCGAGTTCCCCCGGCTGACGTCCGTCGGCGGCTGGCGGCCGTCGTCGATGGTGGGCAGCGGGGGTGCGCAGGACGGCCGTCCGCACGGCGGCTTCTACACCGGCGACGACCTGCGGGAAATCGTGGCGTACGCGGCCGCGCGGGCCATCACCGTGGTGCCGGAGATCGACATCCCCGGCCACGCCCGGGCGGCGCTGGCGGCCTACCCGTCGCTGGGGACCCTCGACTCCTACGAAGTCTGGACCGGTTGGGGCATCAGCACTTCCCTGCTCGACCCGTCGGCGTCCACTTTGGACTTCTTCCGCCGCGTGTTCGACCACCTGCTGGAGATCTTCCCGTCGCCGGTGATCGCGCTGGGCGGCGACGAGACGCCGGGCGCGACCGACGAGCACCGCGAGTTCGTCCGCCTGCTGGCCGAGCACCTCGTCGCGCGCGGCCGGACGCCGATGGGCTGGGACGAGGTCCTCGACATCCCGGACCTGCCCCCGATGGTGATCGGCTCGTGGCAGAACGAGGCGGCCGGCGTCCGCGCCGCTTCGGACGGACACGACGTCGTGATGTGCCCGGAACAGCACATCTACCTGGACCACCGGCAGTCCCCGGAGCCGGACGAGCCGATCCCGGTCGGGATGGTGCACACCCTCGAGGACGTCTACGCGTACGAGCCGGCGCTGACCGGCCCGCGGCTGCGCGGGGTGCAGGCCCAGGTGTGGAGCGAGCACCTCGACAGCGTGCGTCGCGTGGACTACATGGCCTTCCCGCGGCTGTCGGCGTTCGCCGAGGTGGCGTGGAGCAGCGGGACCCGGGACTACGCCGAGTTCCTGCCGCGCCTGCGGGACCACCACCTGCCGCGACTGGACGCGCTCGGCGTCGAGTACCGGCCGCTCGACGGACCGCACCCGTGGCAGACCCGGCCCGGGGTGCCGGGCCGGCCCCGCTGA
- a CDS encoding response regulator: MIRVLVVEDEPVAAEAHRVYVERLAGFSVAGVVHSGGDALRFCEREPVDLVLLDFYLPDTHGLAVCRSLRAAGLPIDVIAVTSARDLGLVKAAVSVGVVQYLLKPFTFATLREKLERYREFRDASGEVTGQAEIDRALGALRTTEQPPLPKGMSVQTLEAITDALSGAAEGLSAGAAASAIGASRVTARRYLEYLADNGMAHREPHYGQVGRPEVWYRLTRV, translated from the coding sequence GTGATCCGGGTGCTGGTGGTGGAGGACGAGCCGGTGGCCGCCGAGGCGCACCGCGTCTACGTCGAGCGGCTGGCCGGGTTTTCGGTGGCCGGCGTCGTCCATTCCGGCGGCGACGCGCTGCGGTTCTGCGAACGCGAACCGGTCGACCTGGTGCTGCTGGACTTCTACCTGCCCGACACGCACGGCCTGGCGGTGTGCCGCTCGTTGCGCGCGGCCGGCCTCCCGATCGACGTCATCGCGGTGACGTCGGCCCGCGACCTCGGCCTGGTGAAGGCGGCGGTGTCGGTGGGGGTGGTGCAGTACCTGCTGAAGCCGTTCACGTTCGCCACGCTGCGCGAAAAGCTGGAGCGCTACCGCGAGTTCCGCGACGCGTCTGGTGAGGTCACCGGCCAGGCCGAGATCGACCGGGCCTTGGGAGCGTTGCGCACGACGGAGCAACCCCCGCTGCCGAAGGGGATGAGCGTCCAGACCCTGGAGGCGATCACGGACGCGCTGTCCGGAGCGGCGGAGGGCCTGTCCGCGGGAGCGGCGGCTTCGGCGATCGGCGCGTCGCGGGTGACGGCGAGGCGGTACCTGGAGTACTTGGCGGACAACGGGATGGCGCACCGCGAGCCCCACTACGGCCAAGTCGGCCGGCCCGAGGTCTGGTACCGACTCACTCGCGTATAA
- a CDS encoding SRPBCC family protein, translated as MTGARYRFSSTWLLPGTAPDRVFGAVTDLAGYPRWWSDVRTVRRVDDDTAELICRSRLPFRLVVRMHREHQDERAGLLRVRLSGDLDGVLAGAVRAAGAGTLLQITQDVQARKELLRRLDAVARPLFRANHALMMRRGHRGLRTYLA; from the coding sequence GTGACGGGCGCGCGCTACCGGTTCAGCAGCACGTGGCTGCTGCCCGGTACCGCGCCCGATCGGGTGTTCGGCGCGGTCACCGACCTCGCCGGCTACCCGCGGTGGTGGTCGGACGTCCGCACGGTCCGCCGGGTGGACGACGACACCGCCGAGCTGATCTGCCGGTCCCGGCTCCCGTTCCGCTTGGTGGTGCGGATGCATCGCGAGCACCAGGACGAGCGGGCGGGACTGCTGCGGGTCCGGTTGAGCGGCGACCTGGACGGGGTGCTGGCCGGAGCGGTCCGCGCGGCGGGCGCGGGCACGCTCCTGCAGATCACCCAGGACGTCCAGGCTCGCAAGGAGCTGCTGCGGCGGCTCGACGCGGTGGCCCGGCCGCTCTTCCGCGCGAACCACGCGCTGATGATGCGGCGGGGTCACCGTGGCCTTCGCACCTACCTGGCGTGA
- a CDS encoding MFS transporter, with amino-acid sequence MAENHPIRSRGLALAVLCAASLMVVLDSSIVAVALPAIQADLGFTPAGLAWVVTAYLVAFGGLLLISGRLGDLLGRRRVFLGGLGLFTLASLVAGLATDAGVLVVSRFAQGVGGALASAVVLGMIVTMYPEPRARARAIGVYSFTQAAGASIGLIAGGALTQALSWHWTFYVNLPIGVVALVLAVRVVEADRGPGLRAGLDVLGAVLVTAAVMLGVYGISSSAWGVLAAAAVLLAVFVVRQAKARTPLLPLRLFRIRAVTGANVVMVLMVAGMLGFQFVTALYLQQVLGLDALWTGVAFLPVPLVIAVASLGFADKLATRFGPRTVLLSGLGLVIAGLLLLTRVSGGYFTGVLPPLLLMGLGAGAAIPALMGLAMSDVAPEDAGVASGLINTTQQVGAAMGTAILASVAASRTASLGSLDHREALASGFRLAYGVSAGFLIAAVALGALVLSRRPRPAATPSPEVCAAGQA; translated from the coding sequence ATGGCCGAGAACCACCCCATCCGCTCCCGCGGCCTCGCACTGGCGGTGCTGTGCGCCGCCTCGCTGATGGTCGTGCTGGACAGCAGCATCGTCGCGGTGGCACTGCCCGCGATCCAGGCCGACCTCGGCTTCACGCCCGCCGGTCTCGCCTGGGTCGTCACGGCGTACCTGGTCGCCTTCGGCGGCCTGCTCCTGATCTCCGGCCGGCTCGGTGACCTGCTCGGCCGCCGCCGCGTCTTCCTCGGCGGGCTCGGCCTCTTCACCCTCGCTTCCCTGGTCGCCGGCCTGGCCACGGACGCGGGCGTGCTCGTCGTCTCGCGGTTCGCGCAGGGCGTCGGCGGCGCGCTGGCCTCGGCCGTCGTGCTCGGGATGATCGTCACGATGTACCCCGAGCCGCGGGCCCGGGCCCGCGCGATCGGCGTCTACAGCTTCACGCAGGCCGCGGGCGCGTCGATCGGGCTCATCGCCGGCGGCGCGCTGACGCAGGCGCTCAGCTGGCACTGGACGTTCTACGTCAACCTGCCGATCGGCGTGGTCGCACTGGTGCTGGCGGTCCGCGTGGTCGAAGCCGACCGCGGCCCGGGCCTGCGGGCCGGCCTCGACGTGCTCGGCGCGGTGCTCGTGACCGCGGCGGTGATGCTCGGCGTGTACGGGATTTCGTCCTCCGCCTGGGGTGTGCTCGCCGCGGCGGCCGTGCTGCTGGCCGTTTTCGTGGTGCGGCAAGCGAAAGCGCGCACGCCACTGCTCCCGCTGCGGCTGTTCCGGATCCGCGCGGTCACCGGCGCGAACGTGGTGATGGTGCTGATGGTCGCCGGGATGCTGGGCTTCCAGTTCGTCACGGCGTTGTACCTGCAGCAGGTGCTGGGCCTCGACGCGCTGTGGACCGGCGTCGCGTTCCTGCCGGTGCCGCTGGTGATCGCGGTGGCGTCACTGGGTTTCGCGGACAAGCTCGCGACGCGGTTCGGGCCGCGGACGGTGCTGCTGTCCGGCCTGGGCCTGGTGATCGCGGGCTTGCTGCTGCTGACGCGGGTGTCCGGCGGCTACTTCACCGGCGTCCTGCCCCCGCTGCTGCTGATGGGTCTCGGCGCGGGCGCGGCGATCCCGGCGCTGATGGGGCTGGCGATGTCCGACGTGGCCCCTGAGGACGCCGGCGTGGCGTCCGGCCTGATCAACACGACCCAGCAGGTGGGTGCGGCGATGGGGACGGCGATCCTGGCTTCGGTGGCGGCTTCCCGCACGGCGAGCCTGGGATCGCTGGACCACCGCGAAGCCTTGGCGTCCGGCTTCCGGCTGGCGTACGGAGTCAGCGCGGGCTTCCTGATCGCCGCGGTGGCGCTGGGCGCCCTGGTCCTGTCCCGCCGCCCCCGCCCGGCCGCCACGCCCTCCCCGGAGGTCTGCGCAGCCGGCCAGGCGTGA
- a CDS encoding cation:dicarboxylate symporter family transporter, with the protein MPTPPTTEETPRKRDKTHYLYLAVIVAVALGILVGFLFPGFAKGLKPLGDGFVNLIKMMITPIIFCTIVIGVGSVAKAAKVGKVGLMALFYFIIMSTFALAIGLVVGNILHPGTGLHLNPADVKSVQKSAGGAEGPVDFLLGIIPKTLVSAFTEGEVLQTLLVALLVGFALQKLGAKGTPILRGIEHIQRLVFRILAMIMWAAPIGAFGAIAAVVGATGWAALKSLAVIMIGFYATCLVFVFVILGIVLWLGARVYIWHLLRYLGREFLLILSTSSSESALPRLIAKMEHVGVSKSVVGITVPTGYSFNLDGTAIYLTMATLFIAAAQDEPLSLGSQIGLLVFMIIASKGAAGVSGSGIATLASGLQSHRPELVNGVGFILGIDRFMSEARALTNFAGNAVATVLIGNWTKEFDREKAQRVFAGQEPFDEATMLDEHSHAAGTDDMDDTVKEPAR; encoded by the coding sequence GTGCCGACCCCACCGACCACGGAGGAGACCCCGCGCAAGCGGGACAAGACCCACTACCTGTACCTGGCCGTGATCGTCGCGGTCGCGCTCGGGATCCTGGTGGGCTTCCTCTTCCCGGGCTTCGCCAAGGGCCTCAAGCCCCTCGGCGACGGCTTCGTCAACCTGATCAAGATGATGATCACGCCGATCATCTTCTGCACGATCGTCATCGGCGTCGGCTCGGTCGCGAAGGCGGCCAAGGTCGGCAAAGTCGGTCTGATGGCGTTGTTCTACTTCATCATCATGTCGACCTTCGCCCTGGCGATCGGCCTGGTCGTCGGCAACATCCTGCACCCGGGCACCGGCCTGCACCTCAACCCGGCCGACGTGAAGAGCGTCCAGAAGTCCGCCGGCGGCGCCGAAGGCCCGGTCGACTTCCTGCTCGGCATCATCCCGAAGACGCTCGTCTCCGCCTTCACCGAAGGCGAGGTCCTGCAGACCCTGCTGGTCGCGCTGCTCGTCGGGTTCGCGCTGCAGAAGCTGGGCGCGAAGGGCACGCCGATCCTGCGCGGCATCGAGCACATCCAGCGCCTGGTGTTCCGCATCCTCGCCATGATCATGTGGGCGGCCCCGATCGGCGCGTTCGGCGCCATCGCGGCGGTGGTCGGCGCGACCGGCTGGGCCGCGCTCAAGAGCCTCGCGGTGATCATGATCGGGTTCTACGCGACGTGCCTGGTGTTCGTGTTCGTGATCCTCGGGATCGTGCTGTGGCTCGGCGCCCGCGTCTACATCTGGCACCTGCTGCGCTACCTCGGCCGCGAGTTCCTGCTGATCCTGTCGACGTCGTCGTCGGAGTCGGCGCTGCCGCGGCTGATCGCGAAGATGGAGCACGTCGGCGTCAGCAAGTCGGTCGTCGGCATCACGGTCCCGACCGGGTACTCGTTCAACCTGGACGGCACGGCGATCTACCTGACCATGGCGACGCTGTTCATCGCCGCCGCGCAGGACGAACCGCTGTCCCTCGGGTCGCAGATCGGCCTGCTGGTCTTCATGATCATCGCGTCGAAGGGCGCCGCGGGCGTCAGCGGCTCGGGCATCGCGACGCTGGCGAGCGGACTCCAGTCGCACCGGCCGGAGCTCGTCAACGGCGTCGGCTTCATCCTCGGCATCGACCGCTTCATGTCGGAGGCCCGCGCGCTGACGAACTTCGCGGGCAACGCCGTCGCGACCGTCCTCATCGGGAACTGGACGAAGGAGTTCGACCGCGAGAAGGCGCAGCGCGTCTTCGCCGGGCAGGAACCGTTCGACGAGGCCACGATGCTCGACGAGCACAGTCACGCGGCCGGGACCGATGACATGGACGACACCGTCAAGGAACCCGCCAGGTAA